One stretch of Cololabis saira isolate AMF1-May2022 chromosome 15, fColSai1.1, whole genome shotgun sequence DNA includes these proteins:
- the sema4ab gene encoding semaphorin-4A: MASLSFPGLTVALLVLGLVLSPGLSRLTPRVSFPMGSPGRRLTFFSSREVSNTTTLLLSTDGGSLYVGARDAVLALDVSSKDSFVLRNKLDWRPPEKDLEQCSMKGKKMADCSNFIRVLEFLNSTHLYACGTFAFSPRCTYVNLETLTMSLSPDEGRGRCPYDPYQRNTAIIVDGELYTGTVADYRGNRPVISRHLGEGKRVDLKLDDTLGWLEDPTFISSSFIPQEEKVYFFFSEVGREYNFIDRFMVSRVSQICMSDIGGQRTLQRRWTTFAKAQLLCQADGELPYNVLQDMDVLAPAEGAPADDTLFYGIFTSQWSVNSGRSAVCSFRLTDIKSVFSGNYKVLNRDTLQWSSRVQEKVANPGECGLHNASDNALRFVKENFLAEESVRPVGRSLTMVSTEHAYSHLSVQRVQAANGRLYTVLFLLTEAGQLHKAVLLQSGAHIIEEVQIFEPPRAVRSLKLSSPKGVIYVGTSDGVVKIPTANCSFYWTCAQCVLSRDPFCGWDPVSRACVEVSGSQTTLNQDVDGGNVEKTCNGVSLTHRTKFSLSKLPTASCPAGELVSVSLNEVVRLGCPAASRLSRQQWERPNSRLSSDLYLHLDDGGLSFVATPATLGHYLCLSTENGYRHPTAIYHVRQRSSPAVQTPTSPNTRVPTQAGPRPGLLTPAGTGTGTGTRTPGSGVSTGNTFITTRQVTPNVTAWTEESEWFGSGFRDSDTLLSSRCPSYGKELVAVSVLLVLCFSLLLTTTLYAVRLRCRRRTAPQTETPVRDRRTPEEQAALRGNQLPSKSSSEALGRGHASGLVCNGTLTGSREHLPNTPI; this comes from the exons GTAGTCCTGGGAGACGGCTGACCTTCTTCAGCAGCCGGGAGGTCAGCAACACCACCACGCTGCTTCTCAGCACAGATGGAGGAAGTCTGTACGTCGGAGCCCGAGATGCCGTGTTGGCATTGGATGTTAGCAGCAAGGACTCCTTTGTTTTGAGGAACAAG CTGGACTGGAGGCCTCCAGAAAAAGACCTTGAACAATGCTCCATGAAGGGAAAGAAAATG GCTGACTGCTCCAATTTCATCCGTGTCCTGGAGTTCTTGAACAGCACCCACCTGTATGCCTGTGGAACGTTTGCCTTCAGTCCACGCTGCACCTACGTC AACCTGGAGACTTTAACAATGAGCCTCAGCCCTGATGAAGGAAGAGGCCGCTGCCCCTACGACCCCTACCAGCGCAACACTGCCATCATCGTGG ACGGAGAACTATACACCGGTACCGTGGCAGACTACAGGGGGAACCGGCCAGTCATCTCCAGACACCTCGGTGAGGGCAAACGCGTCGACCTGAAGCTGGACGACACGTTAGGATGGCTGGAGG ATCCGACCTTCATCAGTTCCAGCTTCATTCCACAGGAGGAGAAGGTCTATTTCTTCTTCAGTGAAGTGGGCAGAGAGTACAACTTCATCGACAGGTTCATGGTGTCCCGTGTGTCTCAGATCTGCATG AGTGACATTGGAGGTCAGCGGACTCTCCAGCGGCGATGGACCACGTTTGCCAAAGCTCAGCTTTTGTGCCAGGCCGACGGTGAGCTGCCCTACAACGTCCTCCAGGACATGGACGTCCTCGCACCCGCAGAAGGAGCTCCAGCAGATGACACACTCTTCTACGGCATCTTCACCTCGCAGTG GTCGGTCAACTCTGGACGGTCGGCGGTGTGTTCGTTCCGTCTGACTGACATTAAATCCGTTTTCTCCGGAAACTACAAAGTCCTGAACAGAGACACGTTACAGTGGAGCTCCAGGGTTCAGGAGAAGGTTGCAAATCCAGGAGAG TGTGGCCTGCACAACGCATCGGATAACGCCCTGCGCTTCGTCAAAGAAAACTTTCTGGCAGAAGAAAGTGTCCGGCCGGTGGGAAGAAGCCTAACCATGGTGTCGACTGAACACGCCTACAGCCACCTGAGTGTCCAGAGAGTCCAGGCGGCCAACGGGAGGCTCTACACGGTCCTGTTCCTGCTGACAG AAGCCGGTCAGTTGCACAAAgcagtgctgctgcagagcGGGGCCCACATCATCGAGGAGGTCCAGATCTTCGAGCCGCCGCGGGCCGTCAGGAGTCTGAAGCTCTCCAGTCCCAAG GGTGTGATCTATGTCGGCACGTCAGACGGGGTGGTGAAGATCCCCACAGCCAACTGCTCTTTCTACTGGACCTGCGCTCAGTGCGTTCTGTCCCGGGACCCGTTCTGTGGCTGGGACCCGGTCAGCAGGGCCTGTGTGGAGGTCTCTGGGAGCCAAACCACTCT GAACCAGGATGTCGATGGAGGGAACGTGGAAAAGACGTGCAACGGCGTTTCATTGACACACAGGACCAAATTCAGCCTGAGCAAACTGCCCACAG CTTCATGTCCTGCAGGTGAGCTGGTCTCCGTGTCTCTGAACGAGGTGGTCCGGCTCGGGTGCCCGGCGGCGTCGCGGCTGTCCCGCCAGCAGTGGGAGCGTCCCAACAGCCGGCTGTCCTCGGACCTGTACCTGCACCTGGACGACGGAGGCCTGAGCTTCGTGGCCACGCCGGCCACGCTGGGCCACTACCTGTGCCTGTCCACAGAGAACGGCTACCGCCACCCCACCGCCATCTACCACGTCAGACAGAGGAGCAGCCCCGCCGTTCAGACTCCAACCAGCCCTAACACTCGAGTCCCCACCCAGGCTGGACCCAGACCTGGGCTGCTCACCCCCGCGGGGACGGGGACGGGGACGGGGACTCGCACACCAGGCTCAGGAGTGTCCACCGGGAACACTTTCATCACCACGAGACAGGTCACCCCAAACGTGACCGCATGGACGGAGGAGTCTGAATGGTTTGGCTCCGGTTTCCGTGACAGCGACACGCTGCTGTCGTCCCGATGCCCCTCCTACGGGAAGGAGCTGGTGGCGGTGTCGGTTCTGCTGGTGCTGTGCTTCAGTCTGCTGCTGACCACGACTCTGTACGCCGTCCGACTGCGCTGCCGCCGTCGAACCGCACCCCAAACAGAAACGCCCGTTAGAGACAGGAGGACCCCCGAAGAGCAGGCGGCCTTACGGGGGAACCAGCTTCCCAGCAAAAGCAGCAGCGAGGCGCTGGGCAGGGGGCATGCTAGCGGGCTCGTGTGTAACGGGACTCTCACGGGCTCCAGAGAACATCTACCCAACACCCCCATCTAG